The following are encoded together in the Tripterygium wilfordii isolate XIE 37 chromosome 18, ASM1340144v1, whole genome shotgun sequence genome:
- the LOC119983546 gene encoding NADPH-dependent pterin aldehyde reductase, with protein sequence MVEAMSASFGVVNRAGAGAKTVLITGVSKGLGRALAVELAKRGHTVIGCSRSQDKLSSLQSELSSPDSHLFVNADMRLNNSVEELARVVVEKKGIPDIIVNNAGTINRNNKIWEVPPEEFDNVIDTNVKGIANVLRHFIPLMLPSKQGIIVNMSSGWGRSGAALVGPYCASKWAVEGLTRSVAKELPDGMAIVALNPGVINTEMLASCFGNSAALYQAPDAWALKAATMILNLTGADNGASLTV encoded by the exons ATGGTGGAAGCAATGTCGGCGTCGTTTGGGGTGGTGAACAGAGCGGGTGCAGGAGCAAAGACGGTTCTGATAACCGGCGTGAGTAAAGGTCTGGGGAGAGCCCTAGCAGTGGAGCTGGCCAAGAGAGGCCACACCGTTATTGGCTGCTCTCGTTCTCAGGATAAGCTCTCCTCTCTCCAATCAGAACTCTCCTCCCCAGACTCCCACCTTTTCGTCAATGCCGACATG AGATTGAACAACAGCGTCGAAGAGCTGGCAAGGGTGGTGGTGGAAAAGAAAGGGATTCCGGATATCATAG TAAACAATGCAGGCACAATCAATAGAAACAACAAAATTTGGGAGGTTCCACCTGAAGAGTTCGACAATGTTATTGATACAAATGTAAAAGGAATAGCAAATGTATTGCGCCACTTCATCCCACTGATGCTGCCAAGCAAGCAAGGAATCATCGTCAATATGTCCTCTGGGTGGGGGAGATCTGGTGCTGCATTG gtggGACCTTACTGTGCATCTAAATGGGCCGTTGAGGGTTTGACCAGATCAGTCGCAAAAGAGTTACCTGATGGAATGGCTATTGTTGCACTTAATCCGGGTGTTATAAATACCGAGATGCTTGCGTCATGCTTCGGAAATTCAGCTGCCCTATATCAGGCACCTGATGCTTG GGCTTTGAAGGCTGCAACTATGATACTTAATCTTACAGGAGCAGATAACGGTGCTTCCCTTACTGTTTGA
- the LOC119984527 gene encoding uncharacterized protein LOC119984527 has translation MGLSSTPIRRRRSNELYQEMMEKRQLFLRSYQFSRKRSLTERIKRSLKRVFWFGLRLRSTHKISNFVWSRLRYLILYRRKRRFIHLLNSQNHTCFGCS, from the coding sequence ATGGGTCTGAGCTCAACTCCAATACGTAGGAGGAGGAGTAACGAGTTGTATCAAGAGATGATGGAGAAGAGACAGCTTTTCCTGAGAAGCTATCAGTTCAGTAGGAAGAGGAGCCTCACGGAGAGGATCAAGAGATCGTTGAAGCGGGTCTTTTGGTTCGGGCTAAGGCTACGATCCACTCATAAAATCAGCAATTTTGTCTGGTCGAGACTCCGATACCTCATCTTATACCGTAGGAAGAGAAGATTTATCCACCTCCTTAACAGTCAGAACCACACATGTTTCGGctgttcttga
- the LOC119983408 gene encoding germin-like protein subfamily 1 member 19 — translation MDLVSPSVYFPSKTVDVDVQFTNVIALHCIALHKPLSLPPGIVKIFILILYKSQFVNELPGRNTLGMTLVRIDYALYGGLNLPYTHPRNIEILVVMEGTLYVGFVTSNVQGNRLFAKVLNSRDVFVFLVGMVNFQLNIGKTNIVDFGGLTSQNFGVIPITNVVFGFDLPINPDVLTKAFQLDKNIVEYLQKLF, via the exons atggatcttgttagtcCATCTGTCTATTTTCCGTCAAAAACCGTTGATGTGGATG TTCAGTTCACTAACGTCATTGCATTGCATTGCATTGCATTGCATAAACCTCTTTCTCTGCCGCCTGGGATTGTAAAAATCTTCATATTGATACTATACAAGTCCCAATT TGTTAATGAACTACCAGGACGCAACACCCTCGGTATGACCCTAGTTCGCATTGACTATGCACTGTACGGTGGCCTAAACCTACCTTACACTCACCCTCGCAACATAGAAATCCTTGTAGTCATGGAAGGAACACTTTATGTCGGATTTGTAACCTCCAACGTGCAGGGTAATCGCCTTTTCGCCAAAGTCCTAAACTCAAGAGACGTGTTTGTATTTCTGGTTGGTATGGTTAACTTCCAACTCAATATTGGAAAGACAAATATAGTGGATTTTGGAGGATTGACCAGCCAAAATTTTGGTGTCATTCCAATTACAAATGTAGTATTTGGTTTTGATCTACCAATTAATCCTGATGTTCTAACCAAGGCTTTCCAACTAGACAAGAACATAGTGGAGTATCTTCAGAAACTGTTCTAG